TCAGCTGATTCAGAAAGCAGTTCCGCTCTGGGAGTTCCTACGGCTGTTGATGAAACATTATCAATCGGACAGTTTTCCACTAATATTGCTACTGATATTTTTGACGGCTTGATACACTGGCAAATCTATGAACGAGCCTTGATGGATAGTGAAGTAACCGATCTATACAATTCGGGGGCGGGCGTAGAACCTTTCGTTACGCCTGATACTAAATTATTAAGTGTTGGCGAACTATCAAGCGGCGTTCCTGTTTGTACTCAACATCCGTGGGTTGACAATGAATTTACAGATGGCGATCAAGAAAATGATCCCGCCGCCGAGTGGATTTATTCGGGGGCAGACGGCACCGGCGCTAATACAGAAATATCTACTGTTACAGATATAGTTAAATATGATTTGAAATCAGCCGTACTTGAATGGCAAGCAGCCCTTACGGGAGAATATGTTTATAGGGCAACGGCTGTACTGGTAAATAATCAGGATTATTTTTATAGACTATGGATATATTTTAGTACGTTAAATGCCTCGGATCAACTTCATTTAGACATCGTTGGCAACTCAACCGTTCTCACCCGAAGGCTTGACACGGGAACTGACGATATAGGCGTTTCTTATGCCACAGGCAAGTGGCTTTATTATGAGGGTGTCATCAAAGCGGACGGAGCGGTCGTTCATCAGTTCAGACTGCGAAAAATCGGCGTTAACGGGGACGCAACGATCTACGTTGACCAGATGGAATGCACACCCAACGTCCAGCAAAACGGAAGTATGGAGGATACCTACATAGAAGGCGGCGAAGTCCCTCCTGACTGGACAGGTTTGCAGCCGTTACAATATGCCGGTTCCAAGGACACGACCGAGTATCACGGCGGAAGCGCCAGCTGGAAAGCCGATACGTTTACGGGTACCGGGCGAGGAATTTACCAGGACATCAGCTTTACAGCCGGTAAATGGTATACAATTTCCGGCTGGTTCAAGATATCGTCCGGCTCTGTCTACAGGTTCGGTATTGACAACTTATTGAGCGGATTAACCGTTGCAGGCAGGAAATCGTTCGAAGTCTCTGATTTAGACTCCCCGGATTCCACAAATGCTGCCGACTGGACGAAATTTTCCTGTACTTTCAAGGCGGTAACTTCAGGAACGGGACGGCTCGTGGTGCTCGGTCAGCCGGGTTTGAGCATGAACGTAGATGACGTTTCGATCATCGAGCTCGACACGGTTTCCGCGAATGCTTCGGTTAAAGCGACGACGGAAATTGATTCGTATTCGCAGGAGAAATTCGGTCAGGGACTTCGTATAGACGGCGGCGACACACTTTCATGGAATATTGTCGGAAATAAAAATGAAGGATCGGTTATTCTCTGGCTCCGGCCCCAATTTGCCGCCGGCTGGGCGGATGACGCGGATGATCCGGTCATCATAGAGATATATTACGATTCGAACAACTATCTGAGATTGTTCTACGATTGGACAAACGACAAGTTCGTCTTCAGAAAAAGAGCGGCTGGAGTCGATTATGATTCTGAAGCCGGAAGCCAGACCTTCAGCAAAAATGATAGACTCTGTCTGATAGGCACTTTCGGTTCGAACGGCGTTAGACTATACGTTAACGGAGTGTTGGGAAGCGTTACGAATGCAAACATAACAACGCTTGCCGGAAATCCGGCTTCGATTTACCTGAGCGACAATGCCCAGACATCATTTCCCGACTGTGTCTTTGACGAATTTTATCTTCTCTCACGCGAATTGTCCGCACAGGAAGTTTTAAAGTACTCAAACGCTTACCGGGCGCAAAAAAATGACAACGCAAAATTCAGTATGACGAAGGTATTTGCCGCAGGTGACAAACTCCTGATAAACAGTGAAGAGGAGACGGTTGAGTTCGCTGATTCATCTGCAGGCACATTCGTTAACGCAATCGCCTCGATGGACAGCGGATCGCTCTTTCCCAACCTCGACCCGAAGGAAGCGATGATATACAATAAGACCGCCGGAGGCGGTATAAAACTCGATTTTCTTAAGAAGTGGCTTTGAGCAGTGGCTAAATCCAGGCTCGAGCTTTACGATTCCGCTAACTCGGTACGTCAATCGGTAATCCCTTCAAAAGATTTGATTTCCGCCGTCAGGATGGATGAGTTGAACGGTGAAAACTCTTTATCCGTAAGCATATCCCGTAGCAGCGAAGTTTGGGGCTTAATAGATAATCTGAAGATAATACGCGTAATAAACCTTGATGACGGCAGTTATGAACCGTTCAGGATACGCCAAAAACGTGACGTCAGAAACGAGAGCGGAGTGGTTACCGGACAGATAGAATGTGAACATATCAAATACGATATGCTCGGTGAGATCTACGCTAAGTGGACGCCGTTCGTAAATGGCGATCCTTCCACCATTCTGAGCGAAATTCTCGGGGTATCGTCTTTTTCTGTCGGAACCATCTCCTCAGCCGCCAAGGTTGACATTGAGTTAAAGTTCAGTCCCGTTCTCGAACTGGTCGAGGACCTGCGGGAGTCTCTTGACACCGATATGACGGTCAGTAACGATAAAACAGTGTCGATTAAAAAGAGAGGGAGCAGTTCGAATGCGAAAATTCGATATACCCGGAATCTGACCGGAATTAGAAAAAATATCGATATACGTGATCTATTCAACGTGGTGTATCCTGTGGGAGGAGGAGAGCCGCCTGTGGACATAGGGGGAGATGATGTATTGGGTGTTGAAGGCGCCGAACATATACTGACCGCCATTTCAGGGGCAACGCTGTCGGCTCACAACAGGCTGGTGCCTTCAAACGATTCATGGAATAATTATTACGTCGAATTAACAAGAGCAATAAGCAGCGCAACCGTCGGTGCCAGACGACTGATTACCGACTCGATTGCCGGAAGTCAGGTCGTGGTAACTACCGCATTTTCCGGTTTGACCGTAGGAGATCATTTCAAGATAGTCGCCGATTCCGCCGGAACAGACATAAAACATATAAGGGACGCAGGTTCCATCGGTTCGTACGGCACAATAGAGTCAATCTTTCATGAGACGTCGATAGTCGAAGCCAGAAATTTACTTTTCAATCCTGACTTTTCAGGAATATTCGTATCCGGATTGGCAGAAAATTGGTCCGCGATAACTATCGGTGGAAATTTCCCGATTTCGTCGAATACGAATCCCGACTTTGTGCGGTACGGCACTAAAAGTCAGAAGATAGTGGAAGCAGACGCGGGGGAGGGGATAGAACAATCGATTACGCTTGTTACAAACTATGTATATTCCTTGTATGTATGGGTATATGTTTCATCAGGTAAAGTTAAACTTGAACTATATGACGGCGTAACCGACCAACCGTCTGCGGCGGGAAAAACGGCGGAAACAAGCCAGACGGGAGTATGGACGCAGCTGATGCTCGACGGTATCGCAGCTCAGGGGGTGAACGGCTCGGTGAAGATACTTTCGAACTCCGCAAGCTCGGACTTTTACGTGGACTCGGTGATGCTCGAAAAAGCGGGACGCCTCAGCGTCCCGAACGAATTTTATCCGATAAGCGGGGCAAGACTCCTCTGGGACAGAGGATTTGATGCTTTACAAAG
The Candidatus Neomarinimicrobiota bacterium genome window above contains:
- a CDS encoding phage tail protein is translated as MAKSRLELYDSANSVRQSVIPSKDLISAVRMDELNGENSLSVSISRSSEVWGLIDNLKIIRVINLDDGSYEPFRIRQKRDVRNESGVVTGQIECEHIKYDMLGEIYAKWTPFVNGDPSTILSEILGVSSFSVGTISSAAKVDIELKFSPVLELVEDLRESLDTDMTVSNDKTVSIKKRGSSSNAKIRYTRNLTGIRKNIDIRDLFNVVYPVGGGEPPVDIGGDDVLGVEGAEHILTAISGATLSAHNRLVPSNDSWNNYYVELTRAISSATVGARRLITDSIAGSQVVVTTAFSGLTVGDHFKIVADSAGTDIKHIRDAGSIGSYGTIESIFHETSIVEARNLLFNPDFSGIFVSGLAENWSAITIGGNFPISSNTNPDFVRYGTKSQKIVEADAGEGIEQSITLVTNYVYSLYVWVYVSSGKVKLELYDGVTDQPSAAGKTAETSQTGVWTQLMLDGIAAQGVNGSVKILSNSASSDFYVDSVMLEKAGRLSVPNEFYPISGARLLWDRGFDALQSNKDPKSKYKVSILDLFEADPDGYPYDRLEVGDTIRLQDDELGIDVQARIKSKRWNVLEPWDAELEIDRHTDRLPRRIKMENQKRKRLDINVADLMGRRVDDRKFEDPTLIINVRQGGDIF